A DNA window from Paenibacillus sp. HWE-109 contains the following coding sequences:
- the arfA gene encoding arabinosylfuranosidase ArfA, with protein sequence MSIQASMIIDKDFVIGEVDSRIYGSFIEHLGRAVYGGIYEPGHPQADEQGFRADVLELVKGLDVPIVRYPGGNFVSGYNWEDGIGPIEQRKKRLDLAWRTIEPNLIGLNEFMDWCRKANTDAMMAVNLGTRGPDEARDIIEYANITGGTYWSDLRISHGYKVPHNIKTWCLGNEMDGPWQTGSKTAVEYGRTACETAKVMKWVDPSIELVACGSSSLTMATFPEWEATVLDHTYDHVDYISLHQYYGNRDKNTANFLAQSMGMDSFIHTVISTADYIQAKKRGKKKINLSFDEWNVWYHSNEADSKIEPWSIAPPQLEDIYNHEDALLVGCMLISMLKRADRVKMACLAQLVNVIAPIMTANGGAAWKQTIYYPYMHASVFGRGTVLVPLIKSSKYDAKDYTDVPHLEAVAVHHEEKSEVTIFAVNRHLEEALPLELDLRSFGGCRVIEHIVLENDDLKAANTIDAQDRVKPHTGGNATVSANGQIQSTLGKASWNVIRLKLV encoded by the coding sequence ATGTCTATCCAAGCAAGCATGATTATTGACAAAGATTTTGTTATCGGTGAAGTGGATTCTCGAATTTATGGCTCTTTTATCGAGCATTTGGGACGCGCCGTGTATGGAGGGATTTACGAGCCAGGCCATCCACAAGCGGATGAGCAAGGCTTTCGTGCCGATGTCCTGGAATTGGTGAAAGGTCTGGATGTGCCGATTGTTCGTTATCCAGGGGGCAATTTCGTATCTGGTTACAACTGGGAAGACGGCATTGGGCCGATCGAGCAGAGGAAGAAGAGGCTTGACCTGGCATGGCGTACGATCGAGCCTAACTTGATAGGGCTGAACGAATTCATGGATTGGTGCCGGAAAGCGAATACCGACGCGATGATGGCTGTTAATCTGGGAACTCGCGGGCCGGACGAAGCCAGAGATATCATCGAGTATGCCAATATAACAGGCGGCACTTACTGGAGCGACTTGCGGATTTCTCATGGATATAAAGTACCGCATAACATCAAAACATGGTGTCTAGGCAATGAGATGGACGGCCCTTGGCAGACGGGCAGCAAAACTGCTGTAGAATATGGCCGGACAGCATGTGAAACAGCCAAAGTGATGAAATGGGTCGATCCGTCCATTGAGCTTGTAGCCTGTGGCAGTTCCAGCTTAACAATGGCAACATTCCCGGAATGGGAAGCGACTGTTCTGGATCATACCTATGATCACGTCGATTACATTTCCTTGCACCAATATTATGGCAATCGGGATAAAAATACAGCGAATTTCCTGGCCCAATCGATGGGGATGGATAGTTTTATTCATACGGTGATTTCGACAGCCGATTACATTCAAGCGAAGAAGCGCGGGAAGAAGAAGATCAACCTTTCCTTCGACGAATGGAATGTGTGGTATCACTCCAATGAAGCCGACAGCAAGATCGAGCCATGGTCTATCGCGCCGCCACAGCTGGAAGATATTTATAATCATGAAGATGCGCTCTTGGTGGGCTGTATGCTAATCTCGATGTTGAAGCGTGCGGATCGTGTGAAAATGGCCTGTTTGGCACAGCTCGTCAATGTTATCGCGCCAATCATGACAGCCAATGGCGGAGCAGCCTGGAAGCAAACAATTTATTATCCTTACATGCATGCAAGTGTGTTCGGGCGCGGAACCGTTCTAGTTCCTTTGATTAAATCATCCAAGTACGATGCCAAAGACTACACGGATGTCCCTCATCTGGAAGCTGTAGCTGTTCATCATGAGGAGAAATCCGAAGTGACGATCTTCGCTGTGAACCGTCATTTGGAGGAAGCGCTCCCGCTGGAATTGGATCTGCGCAGTTTCGGAGGCTGCCGTGTCATTGAACATATCGTGCTTGAGAATGACGATTTGAAAGCTGCGAATACAATAGATGCACAAGATCGTGTGAAGCCTCATACAGGCGGCAATGCGACTGTTTCGGCAAATGGTCAAATTCAAAGCACACTCGGCAAAGCCTCATGGAATGTTATCCGCTTAAAATTGGTTTAA